The following DNA comes from Quercus robur chromosome 1, dhQueRobu3.1, whole genome shotgun sequence.
GTGAGActaaggctgcgtttgttttggcttcaaaggATTTTCGGAAATGCTTTTACACCCGCGTGTGTGTTTGGTAGGTACTGAAAATTGGGTCAAATGGAATTGGTGTTCCGCGTTGACTATAAAATAAGGCACTTTGGGCGTAAAACcatttcaagttttattttaccttcaaatgaaTTACACTTCTCTCACACATGCACCAACCTCATTTCAGCTCCAGCCCACACACCAACCTCAACTCCACACATAGTCTGACGCCAAGCTCCGGCCGCCCAGCCAAGCCAAGGCCAGCCCAGATCGTGCCGCCCCCTTTGCCCAGATCACGCTGCACCACCAAGATTGCACCAAGATTGCACCGACTAGTTCGCACCAAGATTGCACCGAGATTGCACCCACTCAACCTCACCGCCATGCTCCACCATTGCATGTCTCCGATCCACCACCGCCATCACCACCCCTGCCATCATCCAAGCTACCCTCCTCCATGAGCTCCGATCCATATCCAAGCTACCCATCTACCCACATAACCCAATCCCCATTTCGGTAAACCCACACCCACCTTGCCCGATCCACACCCACCCGATCTAGCTGCCGCCGTCCTCCGTTGGTaccaatctctctctttcccgaTTTGGCCACTGCCGTCCTCCGTTGATaccaatctctctctttcccgaTCTATCTCTtactctttcttcctcctctcatCGATACTATTATGGATATATTGTgaataaatgattttattttgatttttggttgtgtttagtgtatattttgaaattttctgttataaaatttgtttggatgctgagaaaatggttgagaaaatgtgaagcatttgtaggaaaatagcattttcagaatgttacAAAACACCGAAAATCGTTTTTCggactattttccattgcaAAACCAAACACCTAGATTTCATTTTCCTTACGGAAATTCATTTTCCCCTGCATTTATTTTACACTCGGAATTCAATTTACATTGAACCAAACGCAGCCTAAATGAATCATTTAAGGAAATCCACTAACCTGAGTTTCATGGCTGAATTGTAGACAAGAATACCTCATATCCTACTtgtatttaaatgaaattatttacTCTAATTTCGTTAGAAGAAAGACAGCAACACTAAACCTTGAAAAACCTTTTTGAAGCCTTCTAGTTCTTCCTACCTCTCCAGTTGactatccttgagaggttgttTACTTCCAAACAAAGATCACTACCTCTGTATTGGAATCAAAAGATAGGACTCCACAGTTGCTAGTTGGAGTGGGAAGCTTGAGTACTTAGTTTGATAATACATACAAGAAGTCATGTAAGTATTGTTTGTATCACAACAACATTCATAGTGAACTTGTTGAGTTGAGCTTTCTCTCAGAGTGTTTCACCTATTGGGTTTTTACTCCGTGAACAAATATCGTCTGTATTTGTTCTTTACTGTTTTGCAtgtttttattcatattttgttttaagcTTGAATATTGACTAATTATCAGGGTAAATAATTGAGTTAATTGGTTAAAACTTAGTAGTAAGAAGTTGTAGGGACCTATATGTGTTTTTTTCATTTGGTATTAAAGCATATGTTCACTTTAATTTGTAGGATTAATCCCCTTCTAAGATCCTTAACCCGTTTGCCATGGATAGTTTTAACCGTCATAATATTCTTGATTGTCAAAATGTACTCTAGACAATTCTAATGGTGATCTAAAAATCGTATGTGATAGCTTTCTGggaattcattaaatctaaaaatcttCTAATAGGTCCTTAAAAAGTTGAATAAAGAGATAGAGATTGAAGAAGAGACATTGATAGGGAAATTTTATGAAGCCAATAAGTtggttaaaaaatataagacAATTGCTGAAAGTTCTTAGAAAAATACTAAATGAGAAATTAGGTGTTTATTTAGAAGAGATCAATAAGTTGGTAAATGAAGTCAAGAATGAGAGTGCCATAGGTTTAAAGTCAAGGGCTTGAAGGAAGAACTAGCTGAATCTATGTCAGACTAGAAAACATACCTAGTGCCCAAGCTAGCTTGATGTAAAGATCGACTCTAATTAATAAGACCATCCTAGCACATATCATGGTAGGATCAGGCATTGAAACAGTGGGTCGATTCAGGTCGGCCTACTAATCATACATGTTGACTCTCTTTTTTTGGCTTTCTTAATTTGTTTAGCTATGTTAAGAATTTGACTATTATGATAGTtcagataaaaaaatttaacttggacttatattttattaagagGGTAGACAAATCAACAAGCAAAGTTTTTTTTGAGGAACCATCAACAAGCAAAGTTAGATGTTCTCTCTTGGTGGAAAGATAACTAAAAATCAGTTTTCTAAGCTATATTTAATGAATTGCATGCAATCTCtttaatatctatatctatattttatatattactaaaagttaaaacgtagcatttaatgttgctacggTCACGTTGAGCCACGTCAGCAGCCATGTCATTATCATCTTTTCTGAATTTgtcttacaattttaaaatagtttttctcaattttaaaatactaataaatctaaaataatttCCAGCCCTATTTTCACCATAAAGCCCACTTCTTATAAATTTAATTCCACCATAAAACCCAAACCTAAAGCCTTTTCAACTGAAATCCTTTGAGAAACCCTTTGTTTTCACAATTTCAACTTTCTGTCTCCCCACCTttttggtccatttggattgaggaaaagggagggagagtagagtagagtaaagtagaattaactcaaaattagcttatttttagctaactttactctactccccttctttcctctttcaatccaaacagaccactTGTTTGGCGATTATGCATTTTTGTCTCCCCAGCTTTTGTTTAACTGTTTTGAATTTAGTTCCTTCACCATTTCCACTTTCTATTTTGTGGTTTCAAATTTAGTTCACGTCAGCCTCTCTCCCTTCTAACGATAGCCTCTCTATCTTCCTTCCTTCCTATCTTCCTTGCCTCACaatcaaggttgtcaaaatcgggatcctacgtaggatcgtgGGAGGTAGGTAAGATCGTGGATCGTAGGATCGAatcgtggatcgtaagatcctacctattttcagattttaagcaaaaatcctattgataatgactttgtatgttatataatcacttaaaatatgaatccatccattaaaaaacaaaaattgcatcataaaatgtaaattacacGCACTACATTGTTCTTATGTTATTCTAACGAAACAAAACATATTAACTTTTGACATAATatatctaaaaagttcaatacatgtttaattagcaactaagtaccaaaatattatctacacatatggaaaatgttttccaaattctaagttccaaatccaaaataagttaggctagttagcatataaaaactagctaactacaaatttacaatatgtaattcaaaaagagaattctCAATCTAAGGTAAACTAGctaattacaaatataaaatccaaaagagaattctcaTTATAAAGTTCTTCTAATCTAGTCACTATCATTGTCATATCTCATTTCACCATTTATATCCTTCCTAGTATCAACATCCATGGCGTAATCATCGAAATCCCTAACTCTCTCAAATCCAGGTGGGGGCCGATCACTATCATCATCATTAGAACCATcatcattctcatgaaattcatcACTAACATCATGAACTAGCACACTTTTTCCTTTGGCAGCAACTCTTGAAACCTCATCATCACCTAACATTGATAaccaaaatatacaaatttttttgataagtaaagtatacaaatataaattagTGATTAGTGGTCACACATTCAAACTATACATTGATAACTTGTATAAATATTAGCTATAAAGGAAGGCTTTAAAGTTATAAATTAAAACCTTCATTGTCTTCATCAAAATCTGCACTATCATCTTCTGAATCTACAGAATCTGCTGCTAACCACTCATCATCAGAAGACAAATTCTCCAAaccaatttcttcttttgtacTCAATGGTTTAGCTCTTTTCTGTTTTATCTTCAAGTTGTACATAACGAAGACCAagtcattcattttttttttatggtgtaAGCGATTTCTCCTTTTTGAATGTACCTatagttgtaataattttaattgagaATTCTCAAACATAGGGGAGGGGGGAAGAAACAAACTTTTactaagaaagaaaatggaaaaccATCTTGTCATAATATACCAAAGTCATTTGGTCTTACCATTTCAAACGCACTCCAATTTCTTTCACAACCAGATGAGCTACATGTTAAGCTCAATATTCTTATagcaaattttttcaattcagGACAGTCATCTCCATATGAGTCCCACCACTCAGCTGATACATATATGAATTATAATATCTTAGTCttaagaataaaatttacaactaataaagataaatttgaatgtaaaacaaaaaacaaaaaaaaaaaaaattgttacctGGCTGTTTAGTATCTCTGGCTAGTATGGCAGCTTCAATACCGAAGAGTCCGTTTGcttgtttgaatttttcaagTTGCATATCTATCTTTTTCCTATCACTAACTTCTGGAACCATTCGTTGAAGACACATATATAGTCCTAATTTAATATCTGAACCCGGATCAAAAGAAGGATCATAATGAATAGAAGGGTTCAAATAGTATCCTGCAGCATGCAAAGGCCTATGAAGTTGCATTTCCCATCGATCATCAATTATATCCCATATCTCTTTGTAACTACAATTTAAAACAGTggatattatattaaaaaaaaagactatatatttaataagctaatgaattaaaaacaaatgtaaatttaaggaagatacaaataaAATGGTTACCTCTTTTGaacattattgaaatttttctgtatttcttcttttgctttttccATTTCTTGATAAATGAATCCCATTGGAGGTGTATCAGAATCAACCATGCGAAGTACCTTTAAAAGGGGTATTGCGGCCTTCAAGCATTTGACAACAAGTCGCCAAAAGCCATTGTTATCCATAACTATGGCATGAattcttttcccttctttt
Coding sequences within:
- the LOC126733355 gene encoding uncharacterized protein LOC126733355; amino-acid sequence: MSNLARKKIKRKNAPGNRSDLGWEHGVKVGSRQVQCNYCKEIHSGGIYRLKHHLAGTRKNVSACPSVPEKVREKFATLLYAQSEASIKKKRWYTIEEEDDGNDDELVEVQQLHSSKGRGKHIGSMDKFGIGLKPPSYHEIREACLKKEVDFTQQMLEEYKVEWKKTGCSIMSDGWVGEENVVQLVTDNAANYKLAGEMLIQKRKCLFWTPCAAHCLDLMLEDFEKKIKDHKYTIAKGKKITTFIYSRAMLLNWLRDFTKGRELIRPAATRFATSYLTLSCLNEFKGELMAMFSTKQWRCSKFAKTKEGKRIHAIVMDNNGFWRLVVKCLKAAIPLLKVLRMVDSDTPPMGFIYQEMEKAKEEIQKNFNNVQKSYKEIWDIIDDRWEMQLHRPLHAAGYYLNPSIHYDPSFDPGSDIKLGLYMCLQRMVPEVSDRKKIDMQLEKFKQANGLFGIEAAILARDTKQPAEWWDSYGDDCPELKKFAIRILSLTCSSSGCERNWSAFEMVHSKRRNRLHHKKKMNDLVFVMYNLKIKQKRAKPLSTKEEIGLENLSSDDEWLAADSVDSEDDSADFDEDNEGDDEVSRVAAKGKSVLVHDVSDEFHENDDGSNDDDSDRPPPGFERVRDFDDYAMDVDTRKDINGEMRYDNDSD